The Aspergillus chevalieri M1 DNA, chromosome 5, nearly complete sequence genome includes a region encoding these proteins:
- a CDS encoding uncharacterized protein (COG:S;~EggNog:ENOG410PJT0;~InterPro:IPR001849,IPR032675), translated as MADSYGRKERRKSLSVFNPSSTAANLTASLSHDRSPSDETHVLKKRKNRRNSVFFGGNRNVSPQPQNLAASATADAEIAAWAASMASSTPPEAVARPRRKSLQKKRTSVFGSLRSLHSFENDDDTKSTGRSKNSSGDDDDASAARTCMIGNMVLHHGEVQTTGGMWRKKSQFLVLTNTHLVRFKSQKKAAEAFPSIPASFERPNTSSNLQHHRQSIASVSSIQDAQLSAAADTSVGIPLNSIIAVYMLDDGRFSSTVELAYVDDRTHKAAFVQMQTPEIQELNLWMVGIRSAAEMTRMSDPLPFGQRTIEHVARILEYERDYDPETFRMFRVIQMASSGVSSGSMHGSTGSSSGKYPARTSSEDITKLSPTGCYLALGSHKLHLIPFQQKPTHRGSVVSLPDMESASSFGLMNLTSLSMEWGDDSLHLTFRVPLRKPFSIFLASVHSLEIAFWIRQHTEFLRPLWIRQPFDFIVPRDLDDESIFPPVTLDEDYGCFDRTLVAYSASYDIDTSNIRYTIDMQCEDAPCFKLLPPAYTNRQKYTSLELIAVLRALRYNESFRSISFNRVSLDALQGIRDLHGVDKDARLTRAGSPVSIPGQENLSVLSQEIRALTLKSKYLRRMDFSYSLSRVPQSNSESHDPGCGIPEAIFPVCRRELTSVDWVVLNGIKLGDSDLDYLVDAASQRSSHLRALEVGNCGLSVHDIDLLLSTIVAQESTLEAIDISGVQGRLNPYVLQQYIGYFSQIRKINLSRISRTSGPEPLITAETLFHWQLDELSLSQTPVNTQTVDAIAIYLASKQSLGLRVLHLDQCGLNGQDVAVLLHAIASASETPRELHMYVNENRLDNGCIQLFKAIGQNETPSHLSMRMIDFKEEKQFRLLVDALRKNRSLRFLDISKASLPYDAGPDTCKSLQAMFEENDTLEDLDISGDSAHLDVARFGIGLNLALTGLKLNKSLKVLRIEHQRLGLQGANTLSSVLEDNTSLREIYCESNDINLQSFTVLVNGLQRNRSLLSLSCMDRDRAQSLNKLRREIEGLKREVNYAQSSASSSIRRSLHAAVTVGHAAVGNKLTKNPPPAGHHRSGTMSSSSVAPQVLDHDVDFVLQSLHRKWDAEVVRLRRYLFRNYNIASGMDDEPAVEGDDAYSDGRPNTAASLGTMLENLKFEVTVSADELPNVQQASPPPPTASTMAEDDVETPKAAPGTHLDIFDSLDAEPTGIMLDQRQRPQTAPYFAPEYAPTSSARLAVPVPAVPPTVVKPGSVRSARSSSLVSSSTGTAASSRSTYGTASSALKGFLGSSASKERRKIEKMRPGLCVSNDKAPQLDWAPPKLDWAPPKVDMGGFQ; from the coding sequence ATGGCCGACAGTTAtggcagaaaagaaagaagaaaaagtcTCAGCGTGTTCAATCCTTCGTCCACGGCCGCTAACTTAACCGCTTCCCTCTCCCACGATCGCTCCCCTTCCGACGAAACCCATGTTCTGAAGAAACGAAAAAACCGTCGCAACTCCGTCTTCTTTGGCGGCAACCGAAATGTCAGTCCCCAGCCTCAGAATCTGGCGGCGTCCGCGACTGCAGATGCCGAAATAGCAGCATGGGCCGCCTCCATGGCCTCCTCCACTCCCCCGGAGGCCGTCGCTCGTCCCCGACGGAAATCGCTACAGAAAAAACGCACCTCCGTTTTCGGGTCTCTCCGGTCGCTACACTCGTTCGAGAACGACGATGACACCAAGTCCACCGGGCGCTCCAAGAATTCTTCCGGGGATGACGACGATGCCTCCGCCGCACGGACATGTATGATTGGGAATATGGTTCTACATCATGGCGAGGTTCAAACCACTGGTGGCATGTGGAGGAAAAAGAGCCAATTTCTCGTCCTTACCAACACCCATCTCGTCCGTTTCAAGAGCCAGAAGAAAGCCGCTGAAGCCTTCCCGTCCATTCCTGCCTCCTTCGAACGCCCGAATACCTCGAGTAACCTGCAACACCACCGGCAGTCCATAGCCTCTGTCAGTTCGATTCAAGATGCGCAATTGTCCGCCGCCGCAGATACCTCCGTCGGCATCCCCCTGAATAGTATTATCGCCGTCTACATGCTGGACGATGGGAGATTCTCGTCCACGGTTGAGCTCGCCTACGTTGACGACCGCACTCACAAGGCCGCCTTCGTGCAGATGCAAACGCCCGAGATCCAGGAATTGAATCTGTGGATGGTGGGAATTCGTTCGGCAGCTGAGATGACTCGCATGTCCGATCCATTGCCCTTTGGCCAGAGAACCATCGAGCATGTTGCGCGAATACTAGAGTACGAGCGGGATTACGACCCGGAGACATTTCGCATGTTCCGTGTTATTCAGATGGCCTCCAGCGGTGTCAGCAGTGGTAGCATGCATGGGAGCACTGGGAGCAGCAGCGGCAAATATCCGGCCCGGACGTCGTCTGAAGATATCACCAAGCTTTCCCCTACCGGCTGCTATCTCGCCCTTGGATCGCACAAGCTGCACCTGATCCCGTTTCAGCAGAAACCGACCCACCGTGGTTCCGTGGTTTCCTTGCCGGATATGGAATCTGCATCGTCATTTGGGCTGATGAACCTTACGTCGCTGTCAATGGAGTGGGGAGACGATAGCCTTCACCTGACTTTCCGGGTCCCGCTTCGCAAGCCCTTTTCGATCTTCCTGGCCTCGGTGCATTCGCTGGAAATTGCCTTCTGGATAAGGCAGCATACCGAATTCTTGCGGCCGCTTTGGATCAGACAACCCTTCGATTTCATTGTTCCCCGCGACCTCGATGACGAAAGCATCTTTCCTCCTGTGACGCTCGATGAGGACTATGGCTGTTTCGACCGGACGCTGGTTGCGTACTCCGCCAGTTATGATATCGATACATCCAATATCCGTTACACCATCGACATGCAGTGTGAGGATGCGCCGTGTTTCAAGCTTCTGCCCCCGGCATATACGAATCGCCAGAAGTACACATCCCTGGAGTTGATTGCCGTTTTGCGGGCGTTGCGTTACAACGAGTCCTTCCGGTCGATCTCGTTCAACCGTGTCAGTCTGGATGCGCTGCAAGGCATTCGCGATCTGCACGGTGTGGATAAGGATGCCCGCCTGACTCGCGCGGGCTCACCGGTTAGCATCCCCGGGCAGGAGAATCTGTCGGTGCTGTCACAGGAGATTCGGGCTCTGACCCTGAAGAGCAAATATCTCCGGCGCATGGATTTCTCGTATTCTCTCAGTCGGGTACCTCAGTCGAACAGTGAGAGTCATGACCCCGGCTGTGGTATTCCAGAGGCTATCTTCCCCGTCTGCCGGCGGGAGCTTACGAGCGTGGACTGGGTAGTGCTCAACGGGATCAAGCTTGGTGACTCTGACCTTGACTACCTTGTCGACGCAGCTTCCCAGAGATCAAGTCATCTGCGGGCTCTGGAAGTGGGCAACTGCGGCTTGTCGGTTCACGACATTGATCTACTTCTGTCGACCATTGTCGCTCAGGAGTCGACGCTGGAAGCGATTGACATCTCCGGAGTGCAGGGTCGCCTGAATCCGTATGTGCTGCAGCAGTACATTGGCTACTTTAGTCAAATCAGGAAGATCAATTTGTCGCGTATCTCCCGAACCTCAGGACCTGAACCGCTTATCACGGCAGAAACGCTTTTCCACTGGCAACTTGATGAGTTATCATTGAGCCAGACACCCGTGAACACGCAGACCGTGGATGCAATTGCCATTTACTTGGCGAGTAAGCAGTCGTTAGGATTGCGGGTGCTTCATCTCGATCAATGCGGACTGAACGGACAAGATGTGGCTGTGCTTCTGCATGCGATTGCTTCAGCGAGCGAAACACCACGCGAGCTTCATATGTACGTTAACGAAAACCGTCTCGACAATGGCTGCATCCAACTGTTTAAAGCCATTGGTCAGAACGAGACCCCGTCGCATCTGTCGATGAGAATGATCGACTtcaaggaggagaagcagTTTCGGCTTCTCGTGGACGCGCTTCGCAAGAATCGCTCGCTGCGGTTCCTGGATATCTCCAAGGCGTCGCTTCCGTATGATGCGGGGCCGGATACGTGCAAGTCGCTGCAGGCGATGTTTGAGGAGAACGATACGCTGGAAGACCTGGATATCAGTGGGGACAGCGCGCATTTGGATGTGGCCCGGTTTGGCATTGGACTCAACCTGGCATTGACTGGTTTGAAACTGAACAAGTCTCTGAAGGTGCTGAGGATTGAGCATCAGAGGCTTGGTCTGCAGGGCGCAAACACTCTGTCGTCGGTCCTAGAGGACAACACCAGCCTCCGTGAGATTTACTGCGAGAGCAATGATATCAATCTGCAGTCTTTCACGGTCCTGGTCAATGGCCTGCAGCGAAACCGGTCCTTGTTAAGTCTCTCGTGCATGGATCGAGACCGGGCCCAATCGCTGAATAAGCTGCGCCGGGAAATTGAGGGGTTGAAACGGGAAGTTAACTATGCCCAGAGCTCCGCGTCAAGCTCGATCCGACGGTCTCTCCACGCGGCTGTGACTGTGGGTCATGCAGCGGTTGGGAACAAGCTGACCAAGAATCCGCCGCCGGCCGGCCACCACCGCAGTGGGACCatgtcctcttcttcggtgGCCCCGCAGGTTCTGGACCATGATGTCGATTTTGTCTTGCAGTCTCTCCACCGAAAATGGGATGCAGAGGTTGTGCGTCTGCGACGGTATCTGTTTCGCAATTACAACATTGCCAgtgggatggatgatgagcctGCGGTTGAAGGTGACGACGCTTACAGCGATGGACGACCAAATACCGCAGCAAGCTTGGGGACAATGTTGGAGAACCTCAAATTCGAAGTCACCGTCTCTGCGGACGAGTTGCCCAACGTCCAGCAAGCATCACCGCCACCCCCAACGGCATCGACCATGGCAGAAGACGACGTGGAAACACCAAAGGCTGCTCCTGGCACCCACCTGGATATCTTCGACAGTCTGGATGCTGAGCCGACTGGTATAATGTTGGACCAGCGACAGCGTCCCCAGACCGCTCCCTACTTCGCACCTGAATACGCACCCACCTCTTCCGCACGATTGGCCGTTCCTGTTCCCGCAGTGCCACCCACAGTCGTCAAGCCCGGCAGTGTTCGGAGTGCCCGCAGCTCAAGTCTTGTATCGTCCAGTACTGGTACTGCCGCGAGTTCACGGAGCACCTACGGTACTGCGTCATCAGCACTAAAGGGCTTTCTCGGTTCAAGCGCATCCAAGGAACGACGCAAGATTGAAAAAATGAGACCCGGGCTCTGTGTGTCGAATGACAAGGCCCCGCAGCTGGACTGGGCTCCTCCTAAACTTGACTGGGCGCCTCCCAAGGTTGACATGGGAGGTTTTCAGTGA
- a CDS encoding uncharacterized protein (COG:S;~EggNog:ENOG410PXS5;~InterPro:IPR038882), whose protein sequence is MPPPSDQRADIEPPEEITTEAVKGFLAGAFRYGSISILAHMIMILPHPFTFATNAGPPQPHQPGSQPRARKPPPFTKEYFRARFLHRPLEGFSEWISPTARVYQGLTPQFKVFLQIAAMTLGGCVWAERRVAEYIDFMRKVKRVQRVTAERESLVSGR, encoded by the exons ATGCCTCCCCCGTCAGACCAAAGAGCAGACATCGAACCCCCGGAGGAAATCACCACAGAAGCCGTCAAGGGTTTCTTAGCTGGTGCATTTCGG TATggctccatctccatccttgCGCATATGATCATGATCCTCCCTCATCCCTTCACATTCGCAACCAACGCCGGCCCGCCACAACCACATCAACCAGGTTCACAACCACGAGCACGGAAACCACCCCCCTTCACAAAGGAATACTTCCGCGCGCGCTTCCTCCACAGACCCCTCGAAGGCTTCTCGGAGTGGATCTCCCCGACCGCCCGGGTATACCAGGGCCTCACTCCGCAGTTCAAGGTGTTTTTGCAGATCGCAGCGATGACGTTGGGCGGGTGCGTGTGGGCGGAGAGACGGGTGGCGGAGTATATTGATTTTATGCGTAAGGTGAAGCGGGTGCAGAGAGTTACTGCTGAACGGGAGAGCTTGGTTAGTGGTAGGTAG